From the Companilactobacillus ginsenosidimutans genome, the window TTGAATTTTCGTAAATAAAAAATCGTTTCTGCCTGACGTGTATCCGAACCGATACACTATCAAATTACGCAGAAACGATTTATTTATTTTTTATTCTTCAGGATTGTCTGAGCCTGAATCATTATTGTCTGAGTCATCTTCGTCTGGAGCAGTTTCAGATGAGTCTGTTGAATCTTGTGTTTCTTCATTATTAGTTCCATCTTCAGTATTTGCGCTGTCGTCAGATGATGGAGTTTCAGGAGCATCGGCAGATTCTTCATCGACTTCCTCTTCATCTTCGTGAGCAATTAATGCCATAGTTGAAACGAATGCTTTGTCATCAACCTTGATTAATCTAACACCAAGAGTTGCACGACCAGTTTGAGAAACATTTTCTACATCAAATCTGATCATGACACCTGTGTTAGTAACAAGCATGATATCTTCATCCCCACTAACAGCTGCAACACCGGCGATAGGTCCGTTCTTTTCAGTAACGTTGGCAGTCTTGATACCTTTACCACCACGACCTTTAACTGGATATTCAGTTGCTGCAGTTCTCTTACCATAACCATTTTCGGAAATCGTTAAGACTTCTTGATCTGATGAAAGAATTGATGAACCAACTACGTAATCTTCTTCACGCAATTTGATACCACGAACACCAGATGCAGTTCTTCCCATTGGACGAACATCAGTCTCACTAAAGGTTACGGCGTAACCCTTATGTGTTCCGATAAAGATAACTTTGCTACCGTCTGTCATAAAGACGTTGTTAAGCTCATCTTCATCCCTCAATGCAATTGCACGCAGACCTGAATGTCTGATATTGGCGAAGTCATTAACTGCCGTTCTCTTAACTGTTCCATATTTTGTAACAAAGAATAGGAAGGAGTTATCACGATCGACATCCCTACCGACATTGATAATGGTTTGAATCTTCTCACCTTTTTCAATGTTTAATAAGTTTATAACTGGAATACCTTTGGCAGTACGACCATATTCAGGAACCTCGTAACCTTTTGTTCTATAAACTTTACCAGTATTAGTAAAGAACAATAGACGGTCATGTGTTGAGGCATAGATTAGTTGTTCAATGAAGTCATCATCATGAACACCCATACCTTGAATACCACGTCCACCACGGTTTTGAACTCTAAATTCATCGGCAGAAAGACGCTTGATGTATCCATTATGAGTTAGAACAATCAAGATATTTTCTTCTTCGATGAGATCTTCATCTTCGATATTAGTAATTTCACTCGCACGAATTTCAGTACGACGGGGATCACCAAATTTTTCTTGGATATCTAATAATTCATCATAAATGATTTTATCGATACGTTCTGGCTTAGCCAAAATATCTTTGTAATCAGCAATTTTTGCAACTAACTCTTGATATTCGGCTTCGACTTTTTCACGTTCCAAACCTGTCAAACGAACAAGACGCATATCCAAGATAGCTTGTGATTGTTTGTCAGATAGTTTGAAGCTATCCATTAATGTTTGTTTAGCAATAACTGAAGTTTGTGAACCACGGATGATCTTAATTATCTCATCGATGTGATCCAAAGCAATTCTCAATCCCTCGAGAATATGAGCACGAGCTTCAGCACGTTTTAAATCGTATTCTGTTCTTCTACGAATAACTATTTCTTGATGCTTCAAGTATTCCAAAAGGACTTGTTTTAATGAAAGAACTTTTGGAGTCTTGCCAACGATTGCAACCATGTTGATACCATATGAAATTTGTAACTGTGTCAACTTGTAAAGATTATTCAAGATAACTGAAGCTGACATATCACGACGGATATCAATAACGATTCTCATACCTTCACGGTCAGATTCATCATTGAGGTCAGTAATACCTTCAATTTTCTTGTCACGAGCAAGTTCAGCAATTCTTTCAACTAAAGTAGCTTTGTTGACCATATAAGGTAGTTCAGTAACAATAATTTGTTCCGCACCATTCTTCTTATCAACAATATCAACTTTCGCACGTAAGGTAATGGTACCCTTACCTGTTTCATATGCACGTCTGATACCTGAGCGACCCATGATAATACCACCAGTGGCAAAATCAGGTCCAGGCAAAACTTTCATCAATTCTGGAAGTTCAGCATCCTTATTTCTCATCAAAATATGTAATGCATCAATAACTTCTTTCAAGTTATGTGATGGAATATTGGTTGTCATACCAACGGCAATACCAGTTGCTCCATTAACTAGTAAGTTAGGGAATCTGGCAGGTAGGACCATTGGTTCTTTTTCTTCACCATCGTAGTTAGCTACAAGATCAACAGTGTCTTTGTTGATGTCTCGCAACATTTCAACGGCCATCTTACTCATACGAGCTTCGGTATAACGCATAGCAGCAGGTGGATCACCATCAATAGAACCAAAGTTTCCGTGTCCATCAACCAATGGATAGCGATAACTAAAGTCCTGAGCCATTCTTACCATTGCTTCGTAAATAGATGAGTCACCATGGGGGTGATACTTACCCATGATATCCCCGACAGCACGAGCACTCTTTTTGTATGGCTTATCAGGTGTAACACCAAGTTCATTCATACCGTATAAAATACGACGGTGAACTGGCTTTAAACCATCACGTACATCTGGAAGAGCACGAGATACGATAACACTGGCAGCGTAATCAACGAAGGATCTTTTCATGACTTCCGTTAAGTTAACGTCTGAAATTCTTCTATCGTCCATTTAAATTAGTCCCCTCCCCTTAATAGTCAACCTCGGCATAACGAGCATTGTCTTCAATGAATTCTCTTCTTGGAGCAACCTTGTCACCCATTAACATTGAAAAGATTTCGCTAGCTTCGACTGCATCATCGAGTCGAACACGATCTAATCTTCTCTTTTCTGGATCCATAGTTGTTTCCCAGAGTTGTTCAGCATCCATTTCACCAAGACCCTTGTAACGTTGAATCTTTGGTTCTGGTTTTGCTGGAAGTTGAGAAATAAATTCATCTTTTTCTTTATCAGTATCAAGGTATTTCATAATCTTACCTTGGCGAACTTGATACAAAGGTGGCTTGGCGATATAAACATAGCCTGCATCAACAATTGGTCTCATGTATCGATAAAGTAGTGTCAATAGAAGGGTACGAATGTGTGCACCATCGACATCGGCATCGGTCATAATAATAACTTTATGATAACGTGCTTTAGAAATATCGAATTCTTCACCAAAACCAGTTCCCATCGCTGTGAACAAAGTTCTGATTTCTTCATTAGCTAAAATTTTATCCATTGTGGCTTTTTCAACATTCAAAATCTTACCTCTAATAGGTAGGATTGCTTGTGTTAAACGAGATCTACCAGTCTTAGCAGAACCACCGGCAGAATCACCCTCGACGATAAATAATTCTGAAATTTCTGGATCTTTACTTGAATTATCAGCTAATTTACCAGGCAAATTACTGATTTCAAGACCATTTTGTTTTCTGGTAACTTCACGAGCACGTTTAGCAGCAAGTCTAGCTTTAGTTGCTAAAGTACCTTTTTCGATGATCTTCTTGGCAACGCCAGGATTTTCCATCATAAACTTCATGAAGTGTTCACTGAATAAACGATCAGTCGCAGTTCTTGCGTCAGAGTTACCTAATTTAGTCTTAGTCTGACCTTCGAATTGTGGATCTGGATGCTTAACTGAAACAACAGCAGTCATCCCTTCACGAACATCTTCACCGGAAAGTTTTTCATTTTCCTTCATAAGCTTGTTCTTGTGAGCATAGTCGTTAATAACACGTGTCAACGCAGTCTTAAATCCAACTTCGTGAGTACCACCTTCATAGGTGTGAATGTTATTGGCAAAAGTCATCAAGTTAGTGTGATATTCGTCGATATATTGCAAGGCAACTTCAACGGTAATATCATTTTGCATACCTTCAAGGTAAATAGGCTCGTCAAATAAGACATCCTTACCCTTGTCGAGGTATTCAACGTAACTCTTAATACCACCTTCATAGTGGAAAACAAGTTTTTCAGCGGTATCTTTACGTTTGTCAGTAAATGTAAGCTTCAAGCCTTTGTTCAAGAAAGCTAGTTCACGGATTCTTGTAACCAAAGTCTTGTCGTCATAGACAGTTGTTTCGGTAAAAATATCAGGATCCGGAACGAAATGAACTAAGGTACCATGCTCGAATTCTGGAGCAGTACCAGCATCATGCATTGGATTCTTAACTTTACCTTTTTCAAACTCGATGCCATATTTCTTACCGGCACGGGTAACAACAACTTCAAGTGAACTACTCAAGGCGTTAACTACAGAAGCACCAACACCGTGAAGTCCACCAGAAACTTTGTATCCGCCACCGCCGAATTTACCACCGGCGTGAAGGATTGTATAAACAGTTTCAAGAGCTGGCTTACCAGTCTTCTTTTGAATATCAACAGGGATACCACGTCCGTCATCAAAAACTGTGATGGAATTGTCAGGTTCAACAGTTACATCGATTTTTGTAGCGAATCCGGCAAGTGCCTCATCAATACCATTATCGATAATTTCCCAAACAAGATGGTGAAGTCCTTGTGCACTAGTAGATCCAATATACATACCAGGTCTCTTACGAACAGCTTCGAGTCCCTCTAAAACTTGGATTTGACTGGCATCATATTCTTCAGCTTTTTCTTCTTTTGCTTCTAGTTCTTCTTTTCTGCTGTTTTCAGCCATTAAATTTCCTCCTGTTTGATTTTTCCGTCAATAATCGTTAAAACATTAGGATCTTTAATCAAAGTTTGATCAACATCATCAATAGATGTCGTAGTAATGAAAGTTTGGATTTCTGAACCGATTGACGACAACAGTTGAGTTTGTCGTTTTTCGTCCAGCTCTGATAAAACATCATCCAACAACAAAATTGGATAATCCCCTACTTCTTCTTTGATTAACTCAACCTCAGCCAACTTCAGACTCAATGCAACTGAACGTTGCTGTCCCTGAGATCCGAAGTCTTGAACATTTTTATCATTAACTAAGAATTTAATATCATCCCTGTGTGGGCCAAAAAGAGTGACACCACGATGAATTTCTTTGCGATAGTTCTTTTTGAAAGTATCCTTATATAGGTTGTAGATTTCCTCTACACTTTTACCTTCCACGTTAAAAAAACTACTGTAGTGAAGCTGCAAAACTTCTTGGTTATCAGTAATGTTTGCATGAATTTTCTGAATAAAAACTTGCAGCCGCTGCAGAAAAGTTAAACGTGTTTCAGTTACCTCTGCACAATAAGCTGCAAGCTGATCAGATAAAACATCTAAATAGACTAAATCCTTAGTCTCGCGATGTTGTAATTTTTTCAGATAAACATTTCTTTGTTTTAAAACAGATCTAAATTGGCTAACCGTCTTTAGATACTGTGCCGAAATTTGTCCAAATTCCATATCAACAAATTTCCGTCTTACATTCGGATTACCTTTGACGATCGACAAATCCTCTGGTGAGAACAAAACAACGTTCAAATTACCTATATAACTAGACAACTTGCGTTGCTCTAAGTTATTCAACTTAGCTTTCTTACCGGACTTGCTGATGACCAAATTCATCTTCAATCGACTAGAATTATCTTTGATAACCGTACCTGAAATTCTAGCAAAATCACTTCCCCATCTAATTAAATCCTTGTCATTGGATGTTCTATGGCTTCTGGTCAAAGCTAAAAAATACATAGCTTCTAATAAATTCGTCTTGCCTTGTGCATTACGTCCCAAAAAAACATTAATATTAGGCGAAAAATCAATCTTTAAAGATTCATAATTGCGATAATTCTGAAGCTCAAGTTCTTTTACGAACAAGTAATGCTATTCGATTTCAAAAGTCTGACTTTCAGCAACGATAGTATCGCCCTTGTGAAGTTTCTTTCCTCGACGATTTTCAGGCTCGCCGTTTACAGTGATCGAATTTTCTTGTAAGTACCATTTTGCTTGTCCACCAGTACCGATAATACCGACTTCCTTCAAAAACTGTCCAACAGTAATAAATTCGGTCTCAATTGCGATTTTTTGCGACATTTTTAACACCCTTTTTATTAGATTTATCCATTAATGACATATTCTATATTATAGATGTTTTTAAACTAAAAAACAACTTGAAGGCATATTTTGGGCTCTAGGAGCGATTTTCAACTATCTCAGTACTGGGATATTAAAAAAGCCTAAAAAACACGCAGAACAAAAAATACAGCATTAAAATTTCATTTGGTCAAGAAAAAAGACAGGAACCTGACGGTTTCTGTCTTTTTTACAATGTGACGTTGTATTTCGCTTAAAAAAGTTATCCACATGTGGATATTTTTAAAATGTACGAACTGGAGTAATTAATTGAACAAAGGTGTCCTTGTTTTCCATTGGTCTAATGGTAAATGGATGAAGAGCAGATGTAAAACTGATCTCAACTTCAGTGTTTCCACCAAATGAACGAAGTGCATCTTTCAAATAATCTGGATTAAATGAAATATCTAAATCTTCACCTTCAAGGGTTTTAAAGTCGAGTGCTTCTTCAACAGTACCAACTTCAGGTGAATTTCCGAATAGAGTTGCTTTATTGTCAGCAGCTTTAATTACTAACTTGATAACATTATTTCTACTTTCGTGTGAAAGAAGTGAAGCACGTTCAACTGAAGAAAGTAGATTTGATGAATCAAAAGTCAAAGTAGTACTTGAGTCATCAGGAATTAGGCGATCAGTTTCTGGATATCTACCGTCTAACAAACGTGAATAGAACATAACGTTGTCAAAATTGAATAGAACTTGGTTTTCAGAAATTGACATTGAGATTTCTTTAACTGAATCACTGATAGTTCTAACTAATTCAGTCAAACTCTTACCAGGAATGATCAAGTTGTATTCTTCATCACTAGTGATATCAATTTTTCTTTGAGCCAAACGGTGACTATCAGTAGCAACAGATGTTAATCCATCGGCGTTAATAATGAAGTTAACACCAGTAAGCACTGGACGACTTTCTTGATTTGATACAGCAATAACTGTTTGATTAACAACTTCTTTGAACAAATCAGTTGGGAAAATCAATTGGTTTTCTGTAGCAACTTCAGGTAAGTGTGGATAGTTATTAGCGTCTAATCCATTAATAGTAAATTCAGAAACTCCAGATGTAATTAAAGTCTGGTTGTTGTCCAAGACTTCTAAGTTAAAGTTATCCCCAGGTAGCTTTTTAATAATTTCGTTAAAAAATTTAGCTGGTAGAACGATTGATCCTAGACTCTCGATTGTTAAATCGTTGTCTGCATCTTCTTTAGAAATGAATGAAGTAATTGAGATATCTGAATTACTACCTGTGATTGTTAAACCATTTTCAGCAAGATCTAATTTCATACCTGTAAGTATAGGAATTGTCGTCTTACTTGAAATAGCTCGTTGAACATTATTAGTCTGATTAATGAATTTGGTACGGTCAATTGAGAATTTCATTATCTAACTTCCCCTTTTAATTAATTAATATATAGATAGAAGTAGTAGTAGAACCTGTTAATTCTGTGGAAAACTACGTTGGCGCCATGTGACAGTTGAAAAAATGATGTTATTAACAGCTGTGGATAACTCTGTCATTAACTCAAAGTTATACACAATCTAATTTTTCAATTCGTCACGCAATTCTTCGACTGCTTGTTTGACGTCATCATTTTTTGCGGTTAATTCACCTATTTTATCACACGAGTGCATTACTGTCGTATGGTCCTTACCACCGAACTCCATTCCAATTTGTGGAAGTGAACGATCTGTCAATTCTCTAGATAAGTACATAGCGATTTGACGCGGTAAAACAATAGTCTTAACACGTTTCTTACCTTTTAAGTCAGCAATTGAAACATGGTAGTATTTTGCAACTTTATTTTGAATAGTGGTGACAGTTAAACCACCTTTTGCCTTAGACAATTTCAAAGCTTTTAGTGCATCAGCAGCCAAAGCCTTGTTTATATCAGCGTTTCTCATAGTTGAGTATGCCTGAACTCTTAGTAAGGCGCCCTCTAGTTCACGGACGTTAGTACTAATTTGCTCAGCAATGTAAGACAAAGTATCGTTTGGAATTTCTAGATGTTCTGCCTTGGCCTTGTTGCGTAAAATTGCGATACGAGTTTCCAAGTCAGGTGCTGTTATATCAACAGATAAACCCCATTTGAAACGAGAAACTAGACGTTCTTGTAACTTGGGAATTTCATTTGGAAGACGGTCTGAAGTTAAGACGATTTGTTTATTATTTTCGTGAAGACGATTAAATGTGTGGAAAAACTCTTCTTGAGTTCCACGTTTATCTGCGAAAAATTGAACATCATCAATTAATAGCAAATCACAGCTTCGATATTCTTCACGGAATGCATCCTGAGATCCTGATCCAATCGAAACAACCAGGTCATTAGTGAAAGTTTCACTGGTCACGTATTTAACACGGGCTTTTGGATTATTCTTTAACATCTCGTGTCCAATGGCTTGCATTAGATGGGTCTTACCAAGACCTACACCACCATAAATAAATAGCGGATTATAAATTTGACCAGGTTCACCTGCAGCAGCGACGGCAGCAGCATGAGCCATATTATTGGCACCACCAACAATAAATGTGTCAAAAGTATATTTTGGATTCAAATGTGTATTTTCAAATAAATGCGAAGATGAATCAGTATTGTTGCTATCACTATCATTCTGAGGAGCAGGCTCAGACGAATTTTCTGATTCTTTCCTATCTTCTTCAGTTTCGATGATAGGATTCAATTCAGTTCCATTATATTGGTAAGAATCGATCGCAATATTTTTTACATAATTACGTTCCCAATAATCTTTGTGTAATTCTGATTGAACTGAAATATGAATATCGTTGCCATCAATATATAGTGGTTTTGCACTTTCAACCCAGGTTGAATAACTAGTAGAAGTTATTTCCTTTTTGATTTTTGAAGTGAAATAGTTCCAAAACTTTTTTAATTCTTGTGTAGATGAGTCATTTGGTTCCTGCAAAAAGTCCCCTCCAATCTTTGAAATTCTGTATCTATATCTGTGGATAAGTTTTATTTCCCCTAAAAAGACAAATTAAA encodes:
- the gyrB gene encoding DNA topoisomerase (ATP-hydrolyzing) subunit B is translated as MAENSRKEELEAKEEKAEEYDASQIQVLEGLEAVRKRPGMYIGSTSAQGLHHLVWEIIDNGIDEALAGFATKIDVTVEPDNSITVFDDGRGIPVDIQKKTGKPALETVYTILHAGGKFGGGGYKVSGGLHGVGASVVNALSSSLEVVVTRAGKKYGIEFEKGKVKNPMHDAGTAPEFEHGTLVHFVPDPDIFTETTVYDDKTLVTRIRELAFLNKGLKLTFTDKRKDTAEKLVFHYEGGIKSYVEYLDKGKDVLFDEPIYLEGMQNDITVEVALQYIDEYHTNLMTFANNIHTYEGGTHEVGFKTALTRVINDYAHKNKLMKENEKLSGEDVREGMTAVVSVKHPDPQFEGQTKTKLGNSDARTATDRLFSEHFMKFMMENPGVAKKIIEKGTLATKARLAAKRAREVTRKQNGLEISNLPGKLADNSSKDPEISELFIVEGDSAGGSAKTGRSRLTQAILPIRGKILNVEKATMDKILANEEIRTLFTAMGTGFGEEFDISKARYHKVIIMTDADVDGAHIRTLLLTLLYRYMRPIVDAGYVYIAKPPLYQVRQGKIMKYLDTDKEKDEFISQLPAKPEPKIQRYKGLGEMDAEQLWETTMDPEKRRLDRVRLDDAVEASEIFSMLMGDKVAPRREFIEDNARYAEVDY
- the dnaA gene encoding chromosomal replication initiator protein DnaA — protein: MQEPNDSSTQELKKFWNYFTSKIKKEITSTSYSTWVESAKPLYIDGNDIHISVQSELHKDYWERNYVKNIAIDSYQYNGTELNPIIETEEDRKESENSSEPAPQNDSDSNNTDSSSHLFENTHLNPKYTFDTFIVGGANNMAHAAAVAAAGEPGQIYNPLFIYGGVGLGKTHLMQAIGHEMLKNNPKARVKYVTSETFTNDLVVSIGSGSQDAFREEYRSCDLLLIDDVQFFADKRGTQEEFFHTFNRLHENNKQIVLTSDRLPNEIPKLQERLVSRFKWGLSVDITAPDLETRIAILRNKAKAEHLEIPNDTLSYIAEQISTNVRELEGALLRVQAYSTMRNADINKALAADALKALKLSKAKGGLTVTTIQNKVAKYYHVSIADLKGKKRVKTIVLPRQIAMYLSRELTDRSLPQIGMEFGGKDHTTVMHSCDKIGELTAKNDDVKQAVEELRDELKN
- the recF gene encoding DNA replication/repair protein RecF (All proteins in this family for which functions are known are DNA-binding proteins that assist the filamentation of RecA onto DNA for the initiation of recombination or recombinational repair.), giving the protein MFVKELELQNYRNYESLKIDFSPNINVFLGRNAQGKTNLLEAMYFLALTRSHRTSNDKDLIRWGSDFARISGTVIKDNSSRLKMNLVISKSGKKAKLNNLEQRKLSSYIGNLNVVLFSPEDLSIVKGNPNVRRKFVDMEFGQISAQYLKTVSQFRSVLKQRNVYLKKLQHRETKDLVYLDVLSDQLAAYCAEVTETRLTFLQRLQVFIQKIHANITDNQEVLQLHYSSFFNVEGKSVEEIYNLYKDTFKKNYRKEIHRGVTLFGPHRDDIKFLVNDKNVQDFGSQGQQRSVALSLKLAEVELIKEEVGDYPILLLDDVLSELDEKRQTQLLSSIGSEIQTFITTTSIDDVDQTLIKDPNVLTIIDGKIKQEEI
- the dnaN gene encoding DNA polymerase III subunit beta, whose translation is MKFSIDRTKFINQTNNVQRAISSKTTIPILTGMKLDLAENGLTITGSNSDISITSFISKEDADNDLTIESLGSIVLPAKFFNEIIKKLPGDNFNLEVLDNNQTLITSGVSEFTINGLDANNYPHLPEVATENQLIFPTDLFKEVVNQTVIAVSNQESRPVLTGVNFIINADGLTSVATDSHRLAQRKIDITSDEEYNLIIPGKSLTELVRTISDSVKEISMSISENQVLFNFDNVMFYSRLLDGRYPETDRLIPDDSSTTLTFDSSNLLSSVERASLLSHESRNNVIKLVIKAADNKATLFGNSPEVGTVEEALDFKTLEGEDLDISFNPDYLKDALRSFGGNTEVEISFTSALHPFTIRPMENKDTFVQLITPVRTF
- the gyrA gene encoding DNA gyrase subunit A produces the protein MDDRRISDVNLTEVMKRSFVDYAASVIVSRALPDVRDGLKPVHRRILYGMNELGVTPDKPYKKSARAVGDIMGKYHPHGDSSIYEAMVRMAQDFSYRYPLVDGHGNFGSIDGDPPAAMRYTEARMSKMAVEMLRDINKDTVDLVANYDGEEKEPMVLPARFPNLLVNGATGIAVGMTTNIPSHNLKEVIDALHILMRNKDAELPELMKVLPGPDFATGGIIMGRSGIRRAYETGKGTITLRAKVDIVDKKNGAEQIIVTELPYMVNKATLVERIAELARDKKIEGITDLNDESDREGMRIVIDIRRDMSASVILNNLYKLTQLQISYGINMVAIVGKTPKVLSLKQVLLEYLKHQEIVIRRRTEYDLKRAEARAHILEGLRIALDHIDEIIKIIRGSQTSVIAKQTLMDSFKLSDKQSQAILDMRLVRLTGLEREKVEAEYQELVAKIADYKDILAKPERIDKIIYDELLDIQEKFGDPRRTEIRASEITNIEDEDLIEEENILIVLTHNGYIKRLSADEFRVQNRGGRGIQGMGVHDDDFIEQLIYASTHDRLLFFTNTGKVYRTKGYEVPEYGRTAKGIPVINLLNIEKGEKIQTIINVGRDVDRDNSFLFFVTKYGTVKRTAVNDFANIRHSGLRAIALRDEDELNNVFMTDGSKVIFIGTHKGYAVTFSETDVRPMGRTASGVRGIKLREEDYVVGSSILSSDQEVLTISENGYGKRTAATEYPVKGRGGKGIKTANVTEKNGPIAGVAAVSGDEDIMLVTNTGVMIRFDVENVSQTGRATLGVRLIKVDDKAFVSTMALIAHEDEEEVDEESADAPETPSSDDSANTEDGTNNEETQDSTDSSETAPDEDDSDNNDSGSDNPEE
- the yaaA gene encoding S4 domain-containing protein YaaA; translation: MSQKIAIETEFITVGQFLKEVGIIGTGGQAKWYLQENSITVNGEPENRRGKKLHKGDTIVAESQTFEIE